The sequence GAATTGGAAATATCATTAATTTCTGCACAAGTAGAGGaggattttacttttatgttgcGGCAAACTGCTGGTATGAAAAATTGATGTGAAATTAATCCTGttctaaaattaattttttttaagaacaattCAGTtaaacttaagattgtaacttTTATTTACAGACAAATATTATTGCAACATTTATGTGATTCGGACTCTCCTACTTTGCTGGAAACAAGCAGGTAGGGCATCTTGTTAGCAACTGAAATATTGATGTTTGATAGTTTTAATGTGTTCTAATGCTTGTAAATAAAATCCTTGAGAGTGGgctgattattttgttttctctccctttccattCTTAAGTTCCACAGTGTACTTGGATTTCATCCCTCgtgggcttgattttttttctccattgtaCCAGTAAGATTAGTGTAAATCCACATTAACACTACTGTAACTAGGACCTGACCCACTATATTTTAATTACATGCAAAGCTAAAATTGCAATTATTGTCTAGGTTGTTGTTAACCTGCCTCTCCCAAGCTGAGGTGGCCAACATCTGGGTTGAAAGAATCCGAGAAAACCCATCCGTGTATGACTGTGTTTGTTTTATCATGTCAAGCTCTACAAATGGTAAGTTGCCAAGTAATTTGGGTATTGGTGTTGATAGATAAAACGCAATGCTGAAGTACATCTGAATTGTAAAgacaaattgttttttttttaaagtgtagaaTACATTAAAAATAGTAAACTTCATGAGTACAGAATAAACTGCATGTACTCTTGCAGGTTTTATAGATCTGTCTGATCCCTAAAGAAAAAGGGAAGATTGAAATCGGCCCTAGATTTACATCTGTGCAGGATCAAATTTCTTTCATTAAGGCAAATCACATGGTCCTTATTGAAGTACATGTACTTggcatttttattgttttaaaacaagCCCATGTTTTCAGTTATTCCAGTGTAACATTGTATCTCTTTTTAAGGTTTGCTATCTAAATGCACTGTTGTCTTGTTAGAACTAAACTGAAAAACActtttagaaaaataagccaaGTAATAGGCAGCTATTCTGTTTCTTCTTGTAACATTTCAATTCTTACACTGTTTTAAGCATGTACCTTGACTgacatttataaaaatgtgtttttcatcTTCAGCTAAATAAAAACAGCAGAATGTTTATGCAAAAATCctaaaatttcagctttttgaCTTAGAAGAAACATCCCTACTGTTCCCtattttaagaaataataatactttgctctTCTGTTTGAGGGTCTTGTatgtttgatttcagtgggactactgaaAGTGTGAAGTGCTACTCAGCATGAATATTTATTCTAAATTCTGTTTTTTGTGTGTTAACATGGGTAAGAATTTTGTATGCTAGTTTTTCATTATTCATCAAAATTTATTATGTTTTTGTCTGTGCAGTTGAACTGCTGGTTAAAGTGGGTGAGGTGGTGGACAAGCTCTTTGACCTGGATGAAGAACTAATGTTAAAGTGGATTAAAAATGGCTCTTGTCAGTCAGTGGGACAGTCTACAGATGATTCCCCAGAAGAACATCCAGATTTTAAGATTGTACCTTGTGTACTTGAAGCAGCAAAACAAGTCTGGTACGTGTGCTTTTTCTCCTTAATTTTGGGGCTAGGGTGACTGCTGATTATCTTCTTGCAGCCCAATCCTGAaactcttgacttcagtggggctactcctATGAGTAATAGGATTTGGTCCCTGTGATTTGTCATATAAAAGTGCCATGATGATTTATTCTAAAGTTTCTTGTTGTTTGTGGGCCAGTTGGATAATCCTTGTATCCTAGTGTTCATGAAGAGTCATTTTTCTATTAATAATGAACtcatctgttttctttgtttgatgTAGCTCAGATAATCCAGAGGGGCTTGATGTTTATATGCATATCTTGCAGCTCCTAACCACAGTGGATGAGGGCATTCATGCTATTGGTAAGACACTTGAATTGTTGTATATTATGGAACAATGCTGCAGTGACGTTAGATCGTGACAGAtacttaagtaaaaaaaaaattctctccttGAAtcggttttttttctttctcaagtGCAGTCTcctgatggaggaaaagagacTTGGACTTTACTTTATGGTCTGGTTTGCCATGAACTCTGCCAGCCAGATGATCCACCAATCATCATTCAAGAGCAGAAGAGTGTATTGGCCTCTATTTTGTCTGTACTGTCTGCCATGTTTGCTTCACAGATACAACAGGAATATGTCAAGATGAGAAAAAGCAAGTATCATTTTTAGTTCCTGTACAATTGATGACTTTAGAGTCATGCCAGTAGTGGGATGGCatgttaatttaatttattaatgGTTACTCAAGACTGGTTTAGGGCACAGAATTGTTACAAGTTTAGAACAACATAAAGGTAACAAATTGGCCCATTATAAAGAAAGGGGTGACTTGCAAAATTTTTATCTAAACCAGAGTTCAGATTTAAATGTTTCTAAAATTCGGGGGGTATTTGGAGCTGGATTTTCAGCTGAGTCTCCTCTTTACCAGTTATGGTGATAAGTAATAGAACTGCAAAAATAATACTTGTTAATGACAGAGGCTGGGGTTGCAGTTATTTTAAGAGGTAGGAGGGAATTCTGTATTTAATTCGTGCATTTTTATCATTTGCATCAACCATTGTGAATGTCTCTGAGAAATGGATGAAAACATAGGCTAGCCTTTAAGATGGAAAGGAGTGACATGGAATGAGAGTTGATTTCTTTAGGAGCAGAAAATTGCACTGCTCACTTGGCTGGCAGTTGGGTTTATTATTGTGCAAAGTTTACTGTACTaccctctgttttcctttcttcagATGGTAACTAAATTGAATGGCTTACAGCAATGTCCAGGTTTCCTTTGCTATTGGGTCTGGGCTTGGTGCAGCCTAGGTATACAAGTAATGGGGAGAGGGCTCAAGGAGTTGGACCTGCACAAGGTAGCACATACCCTTCCAGTAAAAGGGGGGAGATTGGTTTGGCTTAGGCATCAGAAGCATGGGAGGTATTGTGCTTTCTGTGAACTATTGCTGGGGAAATTCCCCCATGCCATGGAGCTATGTCTTTAAAGACACATGGCCTGCAGAAAGGAGTGGTGTGCAGTTATGATAGAGAGTGAGATACCAATTGTATGTAACAATTCCCAGGTCTCTCGAGTTTTGTCTCCTGGATTGTGCTATCTCCTGAcacttttaaaaaccttattgaCAAACAGTGACATATACAGATAACCTATGGTCTTGAAGCAATCTGAATGTACATTTCTACATCCTTATCAAATCTTTCTTCATGTTTCAAAATGGATCCTCTTGACAGTatctgggaaaaaaaacccaaatctgtCTTTCAGTTTGTAAAACTGTGGTTTCCTGTTTTTGTATATTAGATATGCCTCTGATTGGGAGTTTGATTCGAATCTTACAAAACATGGAGGACTGTGGGAAGAGATCTTTTGATAACtcaaagaaatcacagccagaGGAGACTAAGAAGTCGGGAACAGTTGAGGAAGACTTCCATCTGAAAATCTTGAAGGATATCTGTTGTGAATTGCTTTCCAATATGCTTCAAGAATTGACTAAGGTAAAGAGAAAAAATTTAGGAGGATTTTATGCAgaggagggaaagaggaaatCTTATTATTCAAGGggcattttcttccttttctttgctCAAAGTACAACTATGTACCAGAATTGAGTTCTGTAAGGTTCTGGTTAGAGAAGTGACTGGAGGCACAACTGTAACCTATATGGCACAAGATAGAGACCAAGATATTTCTGAGGACTTCAATCAGTTTATCTCACAAAGTAACCTTCTTGATGTACATTGGTAATTCCTTGTTGCATGTGAATTAATGAAGTTCAGTCAGGGAAAGAATACATGTAGGTCTTTATTTAAGTGGCAATTTCTCAGCTCCTGGCTAATAagttctgaagattttttttgtgaGAGCATTTAAACTGAGAGAATGTTTTCCCATTTTCTATTCGGTTTTGCGTCAACTATTGTCTCTAGACTGTAAGCTTTCTTATTTATAtgatgtattttacctgctttacaATACAAGGACATGTATATGTAGAGccctttattttcagtttttattttgtttgatttttcccaggaatttatcagtgtttattaccacaacaacaaaaacaggtgaaaatcagtgcaaaaaattattaataatttttctgggtaaatattggggtATATTTTGGTGGATGAAAAGACGGGGGggaaagtattcagtagattaatgctctgaattccattcatcaatgtggtttgctgTAGAAttaaaacacaatgccacctctgagtttaagaaccagtatatctctaatccccaaataaaacttttcatttgaataaaaaatGTACTCTTGTAGCCTTAGAACTATTAGACTatgaatatttacatttaataattgggacACATCGTGTGCagcgcatacactcaacttcatccttttctcctgtttttgtttttttaaaacttttgagtGCTTCCTTGAGTTCTGAAACATATTCCGATACAGATTTTCGTTTTCTTCCCATTTGTGTAtgtcaaatctttaaaccgttatctgctaacagcttgaaatgtgtacgtggtgggtgtgagattcatcagtacgttcGCTTGTgcatgcacttcagagcttgTGTGCGTGCCTGTGTACATCTCGTAGACTAATTTGTAGCTTTACTTCAACGTGCAGCTTTGCACATACACACAGACTAGTGTATTATCGTAATACAGTACAATGCATGAGATATCTGTATTTTCATAATagaacaagttattttttatatatttgaatgatacaaaagtagggtggaactcaggaaaaaaaagaataatacttttttgtaaaacctgggagtTCTTTGGTAAAAATCCgtttaaactgaaaacgaaggggctTATATATATGACACTATGCACGTGGCTGTGAGCTTATGTATTCAGCAACTGTTTATGAAATACtagttgtgtttattttttactGTTGTTTTCTAGGAAAACATATTagagggattgaaccagggatatctaaatgaacagaaatgttcctgtGCGTTTCAGAATCTTTTACCACTATATTTCACTTCAGTGAGTATGTGACAAAATCTTTAACATGGGTGAGAACATGCAGGGCAATTTATAGCCAGGTTTAAAGAGGGCAGGATTACTCTGACATAAGATGCAATATCGGATGACACATCAgacatttatattttctttcctttttttttggctCACATCAGCCAAAACTTTGAGCTAGATCATCAGCTAATGTAaattggcagagctgctttgttttaatagagtgatttaaaaaaaaaaagcatatctGATTTCCAAAGAAcgaaaaacaaatatattttttaagcAAGCTCAAACCTTCACTGGTATTGGAGCGAATTGTATTCTATAGATTAGTCTGTGGATGTCGTTGGACTCAATGATATCTCGTGGCAAGAGTTTAGCATGATTCAAAAAAGGTTGAGCTATTTATATAGATAACTAGAAGATCCAGTTCTACATCagtaaacacttaaaaaaaaaaaaaagtcttggaaGTGATATAAACACTCGTTTTTCAGGCTTCAAACCAGCTTCTAATTTTGGATGTTTGGGGGGCAGATTAATTTGTCCTATAACTGCCTagtgcagggtttcttgcaccttcttctgaaataGTACTGTCTGCTGTCAGTGATAGGCTACTGGAATATACAGACcactggtctgagccagtatggcaattccttcATTCCATCTGAgtgtatttgtgttttgtttcataCTTGTGTTTTATTTCTAGGTGGAAAGTTTCCTTGAAGCACTGCGTGAGGCTGATCAGACGCTTGCTGACAGTCTAGAAAAACGTTTCCCAAGCCTGAGGCTGCAGACATAAGAAAGTACATGGAATATTTTCTTCCTATGGAATGAGGATTTTGACTGTTTCTTTACAGTATTTTAGAAATCAACATGTCCATAAACTCAGAAGAATGAGTTTAACCCCCTTACCTGCAGATGGTATTTAAGAAATTTCACAGATATTCCTGGTTAATCTTGGATTAACCTGatctgggatggggaaggaaataAACTCACTTGAAGTCAGTTCTTCATCCTGCAGTCTTGTCAGCTTTTGTGATCAGAGGCTTTGATTTCTTTGCTTATTTGAAGTGCAAAGCAGAACTATAAATattcttttgtattttaataaCCTGTGAGCTTGTGCTTTTCATCTGTTGAAACAATGAAATGTATGGAATCTTTTAAAATGCTACTGACTCTCTTGCATTGTTCTTGGTAGGAGGGTTAGTCAAAAAGAAATCTTAAATATCTTCTAGCTAAGCAATCATTAATTTCTTCAGTCACCTCAGTAAAGCAGTTATATCACACTGATAAATTACTTGCTTTGTTTTGGAAGATGTCAGTAATGTGTGCAGATGTTATAGAAATTTTGCAACCTATTCTGCTACGATGTCTGTACATCTAATTTCTAAGCCCCTTTCACTATGGGCAATCTAGGGACTCTAGCTCCAACacagtttaaaatgaaatactttCAGGCTACACGGCAACTTCTGCTTGTTGTAGTCAAGTTGCCTGACGCAGAGTTATAGAGTAGATCTAGATTTAATCTCTTGCATACAAGACGCTGCTTTTTAGAAAAGCTCTCTATGCTTCAGTTCAGAAAAATATCAAACAGTTCTCGTTCCTTATTGATGTATGTTGTTATGTTGAATTATTTTGAATTAAATTAGAAATGGCtttttaggctgggattttcaaagatgcttaaGGGAGTTAGATAtcccagctcctactgaattTCAACTCTCTCAAATGCTTCTCAAAATCCCActcttcaggttttttttaactgcagtACATTTTCATATGTTTTATCTGGGTGCAGTGCAGCTCATCTGTCTGCTGTGTTTGGACATCAAAGATATTACAACAATATGTTGGCTCATGTTGTTTCTATAAACTGGAACTGGCAACAAGTAGACAAAATTAATTTGAGATATAAAGATACGATGGAacaagttcatggagaatagctCATTAGCATACATTCATTCCACAGTTATCCAGATTTCTCTAGGCTTCTACTTTACTTGTCCTGAGTTACATGTACAGGTCGTAATTATTGAAGATACAGTATCTGTACGTGTGCTAAGTCTTTTCATCCAAGCTTGTTTTCAGAGGTGGTATTACTCAGCCATTCCATCAGGTAATTGACAGCATCTCTGTTGTTGGCAAGGGGActtaaaagcttgaaaatgcTGACTGAAGTCACCATAAGAATTGCAGTCGTTTCTTGCATTTTTTATATGTTATTGGAAGCAGTTGGTAACTGAGTGGCTACAGGGTTTTCATACTACGTTGgcatttttgaatattttattaaaactacAGGTTTAtaataaagttatttttaaaaagcactttggTTTTCTTTACTTTGTGTCAAATATGCCTTCTGAAGAACTGTCAAATATTTACTACTGTCTTGAGTGAAGGTAACTTCTAAGAATAGAACTGAAACCTGTTTCCTGTTGTAAATATCCTGTGAAACATGTCCTCCTTTACCAGAAATTTGTTTTTAACACTGTCTCTCAATATATTGTAAGCCTTTGCTTTGTCACTAAAGCTAATGAGACAAATTATCTTTCTTCCAGTGGAAGTAGCCTTCTGGCCTTTTCCCTACATTATTTTAACGATGCTTATCTAAGAGAATACCATAGAAGTCCTTTTATTGGGAAGGTACCATAGGTTTCTTTCAGCATTCACAATCTTTGCTTGTTTTCATCTCTTGAGGTTTAGTGCTTTACAAACTCTCCTTAAAGTAACTTTCATAGAAATTGAGAATGGAGAAGACCTattagctcatctagtccaactcctggCCAATAGAAAATCATTCCCCACTCCATATTATCAATGCTTTATGCAGAGGTTGTATGTGTTTTAAATGATTGGGTGGGGGCGAGAGGATTCAGCTGTTtctggaatttttttccccatagccTGGGTAATATCTAGCATTGCAAGACATGGCCTGAACATTATATTCTGTGGAGAAAAAGTGACtggttttaactttttttttttaatcagaggaAAACACACAGGATCTGTTTAGATTTGGGTGGCTCTAAATTCAGGCTAGTGTCCTATATAAACAGAAAATGTCAAAGGTCTATGTTGTTAAATCCCTGTAAAAATGGTCCCCAAAGATATAATATGAGTACTTCTCAGCATGCTGTGAGAATGGAAAATTCTCCGTTCCATGCATTCTGCCTTTTTACAACTAAGCCAACTGTCATTAAACAACATTTCATCTACAAAGTTTTAAGATTAAAAGGGAATTGGACTGGTAATGGGATATAGTATTAATATATTGGGCTTTAGGTGTAGGGACTCCTCAGTGAACAACTCTCCCCTCTGAAATTCTTTTTCCCACTGTTCTGACAGAGTGCTAGAATGTTAATCTTCAGGCCAAGAGATAAGATTCCAGCTCTTACTTTTCTCAGGCTCTTTCCTGTGGGAATGATTATCAGCATAGTATAGTTTATTGGTGGAGTAGAGTCCACTAGTGACATCAGCCAAGCTGCTGGGTTCTTTTTAATAATTAGGGTGAATTCCcagcctcattgaaatcaatggcaaaattcccattgacttcagtggggccaagatttcaatCACAATCTGTTCACATCCATTTGATAGTGACAAAAAATTGTTCCCAACTGATGGCTTGTTTGGCCTATATGGGATTAGCTGAAGATCCTTGCCCAGCCCCTGTTGGACTGCAGTCAATACAAAAAAACACTATTCTAgttaaattaatagattttaaggctagggAAGGGTCCACTAGATTATTTAGTCttacttcctgcataacacaggtcaaaGAATTGCACCCAGCTAACTCAGTATTGAGCTGAATAACTTGTttgacaaagggcttgtctacttggGGAAATTTTGTGACACAGCTACAATGGAATTATTATTCTGTTATAATTATATCAGTACATATCCCTGTATAGACCTGTATTGTGGAATAAAGGTGATTTTGTGTGAGAAGAGTAATTACTCTGCTTCTAGTCTGCCATAAAATTTACTTTTATTCTGCAATAGCGGTCCATACAGGGACTTGATATAATTATAGCAGAATAATTATTTCAATATAATTGTGCCAGAAAATTTCTCCATGTAGATATTCCTTAAATGGGAATGTAGATGGAACTCTCTCCTCACGACCCACCAGAGTCAGCTCTTCATTGTCTGAGCTATGGTGTATTGTCAGGAGAGTGCAGggagaggtggttttttttttgcttctgcaGCTCATCTGTGCTAGTCTATATATAAAGGGTTCAGGCTGCTGATTCACACCTTTTGCTGGTGCTAAATTCTCATGAAAAGTTTGAAAGGCAAAagttaagattttaaaatattttcagttgtgACATATTTCTTGGTGATAATCCCTTTCATGCTAATATCATTTAGAGCGGAGATCATGTTTACTGAGCCTGGGGACTTGttagtgtgtgttttaaaaaaatcccagtaTAGTGGGTAAATACAGTAGAATCCTAGTTTTGCAGCACTGTGATAGGAAACCTTGCTGAACAAAAATCTGGCAGCAAACGTGCATTTCCCCTGCACACTAAGCAAATATATGTAATATTTTCAGCATTCAGAAATGGTGCAAGTTATGTTTCTACATTAGTTGGTAGTTTATGTGTGTGGATGTTATGCAAGTGCAGTATCCATAATTACCACAAGGGATCTCTCTCAGCCTGGGCTTTTATATCGTGCTCCTGTTTAGATTATAATCTTTATTCTTAGTTTTGGCTCCCGTTTCCAGCCTTGTTATCATGCTCATTGCCAAACCAGAGCTATCTACATCATTGTGATTTTGAATGTCTATACCTGTTCATACAGGCAGGTAGCTTACTCCCAAACGGAATGGTTACCTTCAGTGACATCttatcttcctttttttaaaagaaagctacATCTCTGTGACTAGTGCAGagttctaagccctggtctacactaggactttaggtcgaatttagcagcgttaaatcgatttaaacctgcacccgtccacacagtgaagccctttatttcgacttaaagggctcttaaaatcgatttccttactccacccctgacaagtggattagcgcttaaatcgacgttcccagctcgaatttggggtactgtggacacaattcgatgttattggcctccgggagctatcccagagtgctccattctgaccgctctggacagcactctcaactcagatgcactggccaggtagacaggacttttgaatctcatttcctgtttggccagcgtggcaagctgcaggtgaccatgcagagctcatcagcacaggtgaccatgatggagtcccagaatcgcaaaagagctccagcatggaccgaacgggaggtacgggatctgatcgctgtttggggagaggaatccgtgctatcagaactccgttccagttttcgaaatgccaaaacctttgtgaaaatctcccagggcatgaaggacagaggccataacagggacctgaagcagtgccgcgtgaaactgaaggagctgaggcaagcctaccagaaaaccagagaggcgaacagccgctctgggtcagagccccaaacatgccgcttctatgatgagctgcatgccattttagggggttcagccaccactaccccagacgtgttgtttgactccttcaatggagatggaggcaatacggaagcaggttttggggacgaagaagatgaggaggaggaggaggttgtagatagctcacagcaagcaagcggagaaaccggttttcccgacagccaggaactgtttctcaccctagacctggagccagtaccccccgaacccacccaaggctgcctcctggacccagcaggcggagaagggacctctggtgagtgtaccttttaaaatgctatacatggtttaaaagcaagcatgtgaaaggattactttgccctggcatttgcggttctcctagatgtagtcctaaagcctttgcaaaaggtttctggggagggcagccttatttcgtccttcatggtaggacacttttatcactccaagccagtaacacatactcgggaatcactgtagaacaaagcattgcagtgtatgtttgctggcattcaaccaaaatccgttct comes from Lepidochelys kempii isolate rLepKem1 chromosome 6, rLepKem1.hap2, whole genome shotgun sequence and encodes:
- the SAAL1 gene encoding protein SAAL1 isoform X1; its protein translation is MDRNPSPPSSDAEDEQAAGDSIGNTVYSKHWLFSILTKLIEVISPEKSDSNSNREEVQTELDEEMENDICKMWDMSMDELVLSAEDPLSRVRLDVALFLQEFNAPDIFMGVFAKSKCPRLIEICVGILGNMACFQDICMSISKDDNLGQILLQHLCDSDSPTLLETSRLLLTCLSQAEVANIWVERIRENPSVYDCVCFIMSSSTNVELLVKVGEVVDKLFDLDEELMLKWIKNGSCQSVGQSTDDSPEEHPDFKIVPCVLEAAKQVCSDNPEGLDVYMHILQLLTTVDEGIHAIVQSPDGGKETWTLLYGLVCHELCQPDDPPIIIQEQKSVLASILSVLSAMFASQIQQEYVKMRKNMPLIGSLIRILQNMEDCGKRSFDNSKKSQPEETKKSGTVEEDFHLKILKDICCELLSNMLQELTKENILEGLNQGYLNEQKCSCAFQNLLPLYFTSVESFLEALREADQTLADSLEKRFPSLRLQT
- the SAAL1 gene encoding protein SAAL1 isoform X3, with translation MENDICKMWDMSMDELVLSAEDPLSRVRLDVALFLQEFNAPDIFMGVFAKSKCPRLIEICVGILGNMACFQDICMSISKDDNLGQILLQHLCDSDSPTLLETSRLLLTCLSQAEVANIWVERIRENPSVYDCVCFIMSSSTNVELLVKVGEVVDKLFDLDEELMLKWIKNGSCQSVGQSTDDSPEEHPDFKIVPCVLEAAKQVCSDNPEGLDVYMHILQLLTTVDEGIHAIVQSPDGGKETWTLLYGLVCHELCQPDDPPIIIQEQKSVLASILSVLSAMFASQIQQEYVKMRKNMPLIGSLIRILQNMEDCGKRSFDNSKKSQPEETKKSGTVEEDFHLKILKDICCELLSNMLQELTKENILEGLNQGYLNEQKCSCAFQNLLPLYFTSVESFLEALREADQTLADSLEKRFPSLRLQT
- the SAAL1 gene encoding protein SAAL1 isoform X2, with translation MDRNPSPPSSDAEDEQAAGDSIGNTVYSKHWLFSILTKLIEVISPEKSDSNSNREEVQTELDEEMENDICKMWDMSMDEDVALFLQEFNAPDIFMGVFAKSKCPRLIEICVGILGNMACFQDICMSISKDDNLGQILLQHLCDSDSPTLLETSRLLLTCLSQAEVANIWVERIRENPSVYDCVCFIMSSSTNVELLVKVGEVVDKLFDLDEELMLKWIKNGSCQSVGQSTDDSPEEHPDFKIVPCVLEAAKQVCSDNPEGLDVYMHILQLLTTVDEGIHAIVQSPDGGKETWTLLYGLVCHELCQPDDPPIIIQEQKSVLASILSVLSAMFASQIQQEYVKMRKNMPLIGSLIRILQNMEDCGKRSFDNSKKSQPEETKKSGTVEEDFHLKILKDICCELLSNMLQELTKENILEGLNQGYLNEQKCSCAFQNLLPLYFTSVESFLEALREADQTLADSLEKRFPSLRLQT
- the LOC140913596 gene encoding uncharacterized protein, with the protein product MLLASGSYPRVLHSDRSGQHSQLRCTGQVDRTFESHFLFGQRGKLQVTMQSSSAQVTMMESQNRKRAPAWTEREVRDLIAVWGEESVLSELRSSFRNAKTFVKISQGMKDRGHNRDLKQCRVKLKELRQAYQKTREANSRSGSEPQTCRFYDELHAILGGSATTTPDVLFDSFNGDGGNTEAGFGDEEDEEEEEVVDSSQQASGETGFPDSQELFLTLDLEPVPPEPTQGCLLDPAGGEGTSAGCVSMITGSSPSQRLVKLRKKKKRTRDEMFSELMLSSHTDRAQTNAWRQIMSECRKAQNDREERWRAEESKWRAEDRAEAQMWRQRDERRQDSMLRLLQDQTRMLQCMVELQQRQLEHRLPLLPLCNQPPSSPTSIASTPRRPRTRWGGLRPTSDSTTEDCPKKRRLSFNKF